A stretch of DNA from Brevibacterium ihuae:
GGTTGTCGCCGTCGCGGCTGAAGACCGGGTGGGCGTCTACGTTGACGGTGAGGACGACGTCGCCGTGCTCTCCGCCGTTCGGGCTCGGCTTGCCCTTGCCCTTGACGCGGATCTTCTGGCCGTCCTTGACCCCTACGGGAGTGCGGACGCTCAGCGGCTTGCCCGACGGCATCCGGAGCTTGACCGTGGCGCCCTTGGCGGCCTCGGTGAAGGACAGCCGGGTCGTCGCCTTGATGTCCCCGCCCTTCTGGGGGCCGGTCGAGAACCCGCCGCCGTAGGGCGACTGACCGCCGAATCCGCCGAACAGGTCGCCGAGGTCCGGGGGCACGTCGCCGTAGGGCGATTGGCCGCCGTCCCGCGTGGTGTACCGGGGGTACTGGCGGCCATTGCCGCCGGTGTTGAACAGACCGGAGAAGATGTCCTCGAACCCGCCGGCCTGACCCCCGCCGCCGGAGCCCGCGGAGAAGCGGGCGCCGCGGCCCATCGCGCGGACCTGGTCGTACTGCTCGCGGGTCTCCTTGTCGGAGAGCACCTGGTTGGCCTGGCTGATCTCCTTGAACCGCGCCTCGGCCGCGGCGTCGCCCGGGTTGGTGTCCGGGTGGTACTTGCGGGCCAGCTTGCGGTAGGCCTTCTTGATCTCCGCGTCCGTGGCGTCCTTGGAGACGCCGAGGGTCGCGTAGTAGTCCTTGTCGAACCATTCGTTCTGAGGTCCCGTGTTCACCTGGCACCTCCTTCCTGTGAGCTCACGCTCGCGTCGATCCGGTCATGGTGGTCTGGCATGGGTGTCGTTCTCTTCCTCACGTGCCGAGCGGCAGGCGGCGGAGCCTCCTGCCGCCGGGCCCGTGCCCGAGGTGCGCCGCTGGTCCGCGCGCCCCGCTCCGCTCGGGGCGGGGGCTGCGGTCGGCGGGCACCTCGGGAGCGGATCATTCGGCAGGTG
This window harbors:
- a CDS encoding DnaJ C-terminal domain-containing protein, with product MNTGPQNEWFDKDYYATLGVSKDATDAEIKKAYRKLARKYHPDTNPGDAAAEARFKEISQANQVLSDKETREQYDQVRAMGRGARFSAGSGGGGQAGGFEDIFSGLFNTGGNGRQYPRYTTRDGGQSPYGDVPPDLGDLFGGFGGQSPYGGGFSTGPQKGGDIKATTRLSFTEAAKGATVKLRMPSGKPLSVRTPVGVKDGQKIRVKGKGKPSPNGGEHGDVVLTVNVDAHPVFSRDGDNLRMELPVTFDEAALGAEVEVPTLSGMPVRMKVPAGTPSGRVLRIRGKGIEGKSRTGDLLVTIEVAVPRTLSAEAKEAVEAFKKATADEDPRAGLYSQAKSS